AGAAAGAGGAAAGTTTTCCCGGCATTCGTATAGGGGCACATATTTATGGAGGTGAGTGTGCTATGGTTGTTATTTGTTAGTTACTTGCCAGGAATGTAATCAGTCAACGAGCCATTATTGAGCAGCTTGTAATTTCCACCTGCTATGTCACGTAGCCACATTAACTTCTTTTGCACGAAACCGTCTTGCAATATTCGATATTCAAATCCATTTCATGATTGTAGTTGCAGTCATAATTAATTTCCCCGTTTCAGATGTCGTATTTGCAGTCGGTTCAGATTAACAGCATTTCCAATTCCAATTTAAACGAAACTCATGGATCCATAAGCACAGATAATAGCAGTATTAAAAAATAGGAGAACAGTTTCTATCTGCATTCCAATTAACgaaacaaatattttgcaattgAACTTCAGGTTTCAGTAAGGTACTGTATATTAACTGGTGCATAAGTAATAAGCAGgaagaatattttcaatcacCATGTTATTTTATAACACAAGGAGGCTGATGTATACTATCTACGAGATACGTGGCTAAAACCAGAAATTGCTTTTATAGTCCCACTTAAATCACACATCTATAATTGAGACAATAGACTATTGGATAGGGAGCAAGTCAAGCCTGTACCATCAGGCTCAACATTTGCAGTCTTAACTACTCCGTCTTCAACAAGCATTGAGAAGCGTTGACACCTGATGCTACCCAAAGGTCCTGTCAAATCCTTTTCTAGATCCATGGCTTTCGTGAAAGCGCCATTGGTGTCTGCCAGCATTCGGACTTTTCCATCTGCACTATGTTCCTTTCCCCACGCAGCCATCACAAATGGATCATTGACAGAAACACAAACAATCTCATCAACTCCCTTTGATTTgaatttgtcaaaatcagaAACATAGCCTGGCAAATGAGTCTGAAAGcatagaaattaaaaaaaatatgttgttAAAGACTCCAAAAAATATTGCTATTGTAACATTTGTACAGTagcttaaaaataaatacttgCAAATTCAGAATTACTGAGAAAAAGGcacaaatttcaagaaaatacCTTTGAACAACCAGGAGTAAAGGCACCAGGAACACCAAAGATAATAACTTTCTTTCTGGCAGTCAATTCAGCAATATTTACTTTAGAGGCAGGGCTGTTTTCATACAAATCTACACTTGGTAGCTTGTCTCCActctaaatttaaaaaaaaggtaattatataataatttattaaaataactGGCTgaaccaaaaacaaatttttctctACCTTGACCGGCATTGTGACTGCAGATGTTACGTGGATATATTTACGACCGTTCGCCAAGAAGTTCAGACCTACTCTGCTGTTTACGACTTTGGACAAAATCTTTGATGTAGGATTCACAGCCATGACCAACGAACGATGGTAAATTTCCTTATTTCGCTACGTAACACAAATCAGACGATAACTAACGATCGTGCGTAGTTCAGCCTCTAGCGGGTTCATTCGTAACTGAAATTTTTTAGACTGAGTTTTAAATTTAGCCGATTCATCGTGATTCGTGAGGCCATACGGTGTCTACAAACAGCACTAGGGCAATGCCGTAAAAAGTGGCGCTGACATTGTAATCAGGGATGACAGGGCAGAAACGGTTACAAATTTTCGTTGCTACGTTTTATAGCATCGGTTTATAACATCTGAGGAGGGCTAGCCACTACGCAGTTCAGC
This sequence is a window from Daphnia magna isolate NIES linkage group LG7, ASM2063170v1.1, whole genome shotgun sequence. Protein-coding genes within it:
- the LOC116926720 gene encoding peroxiredoxin-5, mitochondrial is translated as MAVNPTSKILSKVVNSRVGLNFLANGRKYIHVTSAVTMPVKSGDKLPSVDLYENSPASKVNIAELTARKKVIIFGVPGAFTPGCSKTHLPGYVSDFDKFKSKGVDEIVCVSVNDPFVMAAWGKEHSADGKVRMLADTNGAFTKAMDLEKDLTGPLGSIRCQRFSMLVEDGVVKTANVEPDGTGLTCSLSNSLLSQL